From Pseudomonadota bacterium, the proteins below share one genomic window:
- a CDS encoding VOC family protein — MANARVTGLGGLFFRSKDPKSTIEWYRKHLGIDAADWGGFAFQWTDKDTPSETGYTVWSAFPDDTNYFEPSSQEFMMNFRVQGLDEILCACREQGITVVGDVDAQPNGRFAWILDPEGRKIELWEPVPSKEDPYLA; from the coding sequence ATGGCAAACGCACGCGTGACCGGTCTCGGCGGCCTATTCTTTCGCAGCAAGGACCCCAAGAGCACCATCGAGTGGTACCGAAAGCACTTAGGTATCGACGCTGCTGATTGGGGAGGTTTCGCTTTCCAGTGGACCGACAAGGACACGCCCTCGGAGACTGGCTACACCGTGTGGAGCGCCTTCCCGGACGACACCAACTACTTCGAACCCTCAAGCCAAGAGTTCATGATGAACTTCCGCGTCCAGGGCCTCGACGAGATACTTTGCGCCTGTCGCGAACAAGGCATCACCGTGGTGGGCGACGTGGACGCTCAACCCAACGGCCGCTTCGCCTGGATCCTCGATCCTGAGGGTCGCAAGATCGAACTGTGGGAGCCCGTACCCTCGAAGGAAGATCCTTACCTCGCCTAG
- a CDS encoding S8 family serine peptidase: MDVLKMFPRTLMASLLLLLGQVTAFAGAVEPHQPQNDGDGRMLITIVDPHHNQRVAIPGETGAYAVRRGYEPSALVQRRLRGIARRHALQIIDGWQMASLGVYCALVEAKAEPVRTRQQVLQALRADRQVESAQPLNAFDVRGTMAPDDPYAALQAAHTAMAIDKAHRWATGKGVRVAVIDTGIDARHRDLRKRIRESRNFVPGEHAAEVHGTAVAGVIGAIAGNGLGGYGVAPDVALFAYRACWDAPGSAGSVGRCDSFTLARALDRAIDKSVDVVNLSLAGPADPLLTRLVDEALAKGIVVVGPQVADTRAQFPTAIDGVIAVTSAPVDGAISAPGADVLTTVPRDAFDFMQGVSFATAHVSGVVALIRERQPDASPGAVYEALRSSADTVPAGAVVNACRALDSIAGTSCE, from the coding sequence ATGGACGTCCTTAAGATGTTCCCGCGCACGCTCATGGCGAGCCTACTGCTCCTCCTGGGGCAGGTGACCGCCTTCGCCGGGGCTGTGGAGCCCCACCAGCCGCAGAACGACGGCGACGGTCGCATGCTGATCACTATCGTCGATCCCCACCACAACCAGCGCGTGGCGATTCCCGGCGAGACGGGTGCCTACGCCGTGCGCCGCGGCTATGAACCCTCGGCACTAGTGCAAAGGCGCTTGCGCGGCATCGCCCGCCGCCACGCACTGCAGATCATAGATGGCTGGCAAATGGCCTCCCTAGGCGTGTACTGCGCGCTGGTGGAGGCGAAGGCCGAACCTGTGCGCACGCGCCAACAAGTGCTGCAGGCCCTGCGCGCGGATCGACAGGTGGAGTCGGCACAACCGCTAAATGCCTTTGACGTGCGCGGCACGATGGCGCCCGACGATCCGTACGCCGCCCTACAAGCCGCCCATACAGCCATGGCCATCGACAAGGCGCATCGCTGGGCCACGGGCAAGGGCGTGCGCGTCGCCGTGATCGACACGGGAATAGACGCGCGCCATCGCGATCTGCGCAAGCGCATCCGCGAGTCGCGCAACTTCGTGCCTGGCGAGCACGCGGCAGAGGTCCACGGCACAGCCGTGGCAGGGGTCATCGGCGCCATCGCAGGCAACGGCCTAGGCGGCTACGGCGTGGCACCGGACGTGGCGCTGTTCGCCTACCGCGCATGCTGGGACGCGCCAGGCTCGGCAGGCAGCGTGGGTCGCTGCGACTCCTTCACCTTAGCCCGGGCCCTGGACCGCGCCATCGACAAGTCCGTTGACGTGGTGAACTTGAGCCTGGCGGGGCCAGCCGATCCGTTGCTGACCCGCCTCGTGGACGAGGCGCTCGCGAAAGGAATCGTCGTGGTCGGCCCCCAAGTGGCGGACACTCGCGCCCAGTTCCCCACCGCGATCGACGGCGTCATCGCGGTCACATCGGCGCCCGTGGACGGCGCGATCTCCGCCCCGGGCGCCGACGTCCTCACCACCGTGCCCCGCGATGCCTTCGACTTCATGCAGGGCGTGTCCTTCGCCACCGCACACGTCAGTGGCGTGGTGGCCCTCATCCGCGAGCGACAGCCGGACGCATCACCCGGCGCAGTTTACGAAGCTCTTAGGTCGAGTGCCGACACGGTACCGGCGGGCGCCGTCGTGAACGCTTGCCGCGCCCTCGATTCGATTGCGGGCACCTCCTGCGAGTGA
- a CDS encoding alpha/beta hydrolase, with protein sequence MATAHACDTAGGCYRSIAHPMLAIHGDQDDIVPYWNHGQRLEAIIESRTSQVLPGQSHALHHVTPEHIAASIEALVATLPPLESLPRGRRANN encoded by the coding sequence GTGGCCACAGCCCACGCTTGCGATACCGCAGGTGGCTGCTACCGCTCAATCGCCCATCCTATGCTGGCGATTCACGGCGACCAGGATGACATCGTGCCTTACTGGAATCATGGCCAGCGACTTGAAGCGATCATCGAATCCAGGACCTCGCAGGTGCTGCCAGGACAGAGCCACGCACTGCATCATGTGACGCCGGAGCATATCGCCGCCAGCATCGAGGCCCTCGTGGCGACGCTTCCGCCCCTTGAAAGCCTGCCCCGCGGGCGGCGAGCGAACAACTGA
- a CDS encoding sigma-70 family RNA polymerase sigma factor gives MSGSEGMTRRDAGDDNQLMSRISRQDKAALQALYLAYHGKLMRFALRVVRRPEDAEEVVNDVFMVVWRDAGTFEGRSRVSTWLMGIAYRRALKHLRRETSRLRLVASGGGERDEPDQYLESAEDDGPLPDDALVQQEVANVALKSLPADQRLMVELALVMGHSYPEIAEMADCPVNTVKTRMFHARKRMRDALKATGLGTDLADALGA, from the coding sequence GTGAGTGGTAGCGAAGGGATGACCCGGCGAGACGCAGGCGACGACAACCAGTTGATGTCGAGGATCTCCCGCCAGGACAAGGCGGCGCTGCAGGCGCTGTACCTGGCCTACCACGGAAAATTGATGCGCTTCGCGCTGCGCGTAGTCCGCCGGCCCGAAGACGCGGAGGAAGTGGTCAATGATGTATTCATGGTGGTCTGGCGCGACGCCGGCACCTTCGAGGGACGCTCCCGCGTGTCCACCTGGCTCATGGGCATCGCCTACCGCCGGGCGCTCAAGCACCTGCGCCGGGAGACGAGTCGCCTTCGCCTCGTCGCCTCAGGCGGCGGCGAGCGCGATGAACCGGACCAGTACCTGGAGAGCGCCGAAGACGATGGCCCCCTCCCTGACGACGCCCTCGTCCAGCAGGAAGTGGCCAACGTCGCCCTCAAGTCCCTACCCGCCGACCAGCGACTCATGGTGGAGCTCGCCCTGGTCATGGGTCACTCGTATCCGGAGATTGCCGAGATGGCGGATTGTCCGGTGAACACGGTGAAGACACGCATGTTCCACGCTCGGAAGCGGATGCGCGATGCGCTCAAAGCGACCGGCCTGGGCACCGACCTGGCAGACGCCCTGGGAGCCTGA
- a CDS encoding serine/threonine-protein kinase: MVASAALALQLVDDQYTQTQVFPAGTELASTCVHLPARPRRKTAAVGDEINGRFLLQAEIGRGGMGRVFKALDKRKLEAHSRAPHVAIKVMTVAEIGVEAATVALEREVQRSQSLTHRHIVRVNDFDRDGDTVFATMELLEGDSLRKRIDAAGPGGLAPTLARRLVRQAGEALAYAHANGILHADFKPSNVFVTRDADAKVIDFGIARAYQPNAAALEQTRFDPRALGAMTPAYASPEMLEHKAPDPRDDVYALGCVAYEALTGTHPFGRMPANQARDLGHRPPRPAKLNRREWAALERTLRFDRASRTPTVAQFVEAFVRASGRRPTRTRRRRLPVVSVLLAMAGMAVAAPWALLPSPADEAMAGASPSTVAMFEATELRTLDVR, from the coding sequence ATGGTTGCCTCCGCCGCCCTCGCCCTGCAATTGGTCGACGATCAGTACACGCAAACCCAAGTGTTCCCTGCCGGTACCGAGTTGGCCAGCACTTGCGTTCACCTTCCCGCGCGCCCGAGACGCAAGACCGCGGCCGTGGGCGATGAGATCAACGGCCGTTTCCTGTTGCAGGCAGAGATCGGTCGCGGCGGCATGGGGAGGGTGTTCAAGGCCCTGGACAAGCGCAAGCTGGAGGCCCACTCGCGAGCCCCGCATGTGGCGATCAAGGTGATGACCGTGGCGGAGATCGGGGTCGAGGCGGCGACCGTCGCGTTGGAGCGTGAAGTACAACGCTCTCAGTCGCTTACGCACCGTCATATCGTGCGAGTCAACGACTTCGATCGCGATGGTGACACGGTGTTCGCCACCATGGAGTTGCTCGAGGGCGATTCCCTGCGCAAGCGCATCGACGCCGCCGGCCCAGGTGGGCTGGCCCCCACGCTGGCGCGGCGCCTCGTGCGCCAGGCCGGCGAGGCGCTGGCCTACGCGCACGCCAACGGCATCCTCCACGCGGACTTCAAGCCCAGCAACGTGTTCGTGACCCGCGACGCAGACGCGAAGGTGATCGACTTCGGCATCGCCCGCGCCTACCAACCTAACGCCGCAGCCCTGGAACAGACCCGCTTCGATCCTCGGGCGCTGGGTGCGATGACCCCTGCCTACGCCAGCCCGGAGATGCTCGAGCACAAGGCCCCCGATCCGCGCGACGATGTTTACGCCCTTGGCTGCGTCGCCTACGAGGCGCTCACGGGCACCCATCCCTTCGGTCGAATGCCTGCCAACCAAGCGCGCGACTTAGGCCATCGCCCGCCTAGGCCAGCAAAGCTGAACCGCCGTGAATGGGCGGCGCTCGAACGCACCCTGCGTTTCGATCGCGCCTCGCGCACGCCAACCGTCGCCCAGTTTGTCGAGGCCTTCGTGCGCGCGAGTGGGCGCCGCCCGACCCGAACGCGCCGGCGCCGCTTGCCGGTCGTAAGCGTGCTCCTGGCCATGGCAGGGATGGCGGTGGCGGCGCCCTGGGCCCTGCTCCCCTCGCCCGCTGACGAGGCGATGGCGGGCGCTTCGCCCTCGACCGTAGCGATGTTCGAAGCGACAGAACTCAGAACACTAGATGTCCGCTAG
- a CDS encoding caspase family protein, giving the protein MSALHRLPLSKPHRIHLALALVAALMMSVAPSDAAVDVPMDDEIKRLQTLESLLKDIEAAHSEEDLRDLRRRWESVRRDLDRAESGSARRRARRIVNVGEALDALSSDVEQLRDEVTRYFPKADNRVAVFTLDDPDGLGLGDDLSFLIAKQLLFSARAPSFAVVNFQQGVTPARAGDLGYFDKVERLTRDQDYSIALWGRLVRARDGVRLSLFAQAFPKMGERTRFAHRVAMPTAQGSQWLTAELTHDRFKLLDVILPQAFVERLPAIAAQTRTLRADPQLDARGVGKLTDKAPHYIAEAAGDWVRLQVRGGAGGWTSVRAPCRGECSALLDAVAFASELVAAGAGLAPRAPAASLSADTKIVFEELSALHALERTDYAAVQARAERSDAPRSQAAGLANMAAVAQLAERLRTASTVDTPTLMAQADTLASLRAYAPEASRNLRVLADAVPSSSGEGPQSWKASTERQAFLAQRKWALVIGVADYAHLNARQHSVEDARRVATVLGDSGYRTDLLINPSKREVIAGVRAHASDAEVVIFVTGYVRAVDEVPSLLLPSFDPTAPHTADAVTLATLATGHGHRTLVLAPPLGPPLLRALPLDQGDLLANITPPDAPRVSIGAGPFAYFFARSLRRQGELGGRHDGLVTLQDLAEQMNADAARLGVSLRAGALVGNGRASTATGLLATPRQIRTTGRMDGP; this is encoded by the coding sequence ATGAGCGCGCTACACCGCCTACCGCTGTCCAAGCCTCACCGCATCCACCTTGCGCTAGCGTTGGTGGCGGCTTTGATGATGAGCGTCGCACCTAGCGACGCCGCAGTCGATGTACCGATGGACGATGAGATCAAACGTCTGCAGACGTTGGAGTCGCTCCTGAAGGACATCGAAGCCGCCCACAGCGAAGAGGATCTACGCGACCTGCGACGGCGCTGGGAGTCCGTGCGCCGCGATCTCGATCGAGCGGAGAGCGGCTCCGCGCGGCGGCGCGCGCGCAGGATCGTCAACGTGGGGGAGGCGCTCGACGCGCTCTCCTCAGACGTGGAGCAGCTGCGCGATGAGGTGACCCGTTACTTTCCCAAGGCAGACAACCGCGTGGCGGTGTTCACCCTGGACGATCCAGACGGGTTGGGCTTGGGCGATGACCTCAGCTTCCTGATCGCCAAGCAGCTGTTGTTCTCCGCCCGCGCGCCATCCTTCGCCGTGGTCAACTTCCAGCAAGGGGTGACCCCGGCGCGAGCGGGTGACCTCGGCTACTTCGACAAGGTGGAGCGCCTCACGCGGGATCAAGACTATTCGATCGCCCTGTGGGGCCGTCTGGTCCGCGCGCGCGACGGCGTGCGGCTCAGTCTCTTCGCCCAGGCCTTCCCCAAGATGGGCGAGCGCACGCGCTTCGCCCACCGCGTTGCGATGCCCACGGCCCAGGGCAGCCAGTGGCTCACCGCGGAGCTCACGCACGATCGCTTCAAACTCCTGGATGTGATCCTGCCGCAAGCCTTCGTCGAGCGCTTGCCGGCCATCGCAGCGCAGACCCGTACCCTTCGCGCCGACCCGCAGCTGGACGCCCGAGGCGTCGGCAAGCTCACGGACAAGGCACCCCACTACATCGCCGAGGCTGCTGGCGACTGGGTGCGCCTGCAGGTGCGCGGTGGTGCCGGCGGGTGGACCTCCGTGCGCGCGCCATGCCGGGGCGAATGCAGCGCGCTTCTCGATGCGGTGGCCTTCGCCAGCGAACTGGTCGCGGCGGGCGCAGGGCTGGCGCCGCGCGCACCGGCCGCCTCCTTGAGCGCTGACACCAAGATCGTCTTCGAAGAACTTTCAGCGTTGCATGCACTGGAGCGAACGGACTACGCGGCAGTGCAAGCGCGCGCTGAGCGCAGCGATGCACCGCGAAGCCAAGCGGCGGGCCTCGCGAACATGGCTGCAGTGGCCCAGCTGGCCGAGCGCTTGCGCACCGCCAGCACCGTGGACACGCCCACTCTGATGGCCCAAGCCGACACCTTGGCCTCGCTGCGCGCCTACGCGCCGGAAGCGAGCCGCAACCTGCGCGTGCTCGCCGATGCTGTCCCCAGCAGCAGCGGCGAGGGGCCCCAGTCATGGAAGGCGAGCACCGAGCGCCAGGCGTTCTTGGCCCAGCGCAAATGGGCCTTGGTGATCGGCGTAGCCGACTACGCGCATCTCAACGCGCGCCAGCACTCGGTGGAAGATGCCCGGCGCGTCGCGACGGTGCTCGGCGACAGCGGCTACCGAACGGACCTGCTTATCAACCCATCGAAGCGCGAGGTAATCGCCGGGGTACGCGCCCACGCCAGCGACGCGGAGGTGGTGATCTTCGTGACCGGCTACGTACGCGCCGTAGATGAGGTGCCATCGCTGTTGCTACCTAGCTTCGACCCCACTGCCCCGCACACGGCCGACGCGGTTACCCTCGCCACGCTGGCCACGGGGCACGGCCATCGCACTCTGGTCCTCGCCCCACCGCTGGGGCCGCCCCTGCTGCGGGCCTTGCCCCTGGATCAGGGCGATCTCCTCGCCAACATCACGCCACCCGACGCACCGCGCGTCTCGATCGGTGCAGGCCCCTTCGCCTACTTCTTTGCCCGCAGCCTGCGCCGCCAGGGCGAACTGGGCGGTCGCCACGACGGGTTGGTGACCCTGCAGGACCTCGCCGAGCAGATGAACGCGGACGCAGCACGTCTCGGGGTATCGCTCCGAGCGGGGGCGCTAGTGGGCAACGGGCGCGCATCCACGGCCACGGGCCTTCTCGCGACGCCTCGGCAGATCCGGACGACGGGTCGAATGGATGGCCCCTAG
- a CDS encoding S8 family serine peptidase, translating to MKPTMQIAAISTALVAGYVWSIHTERPLDGASLAPSPQGMLLGANAQSPAGADGLRPAEALAVDEYGLRVDSEGAIPAMQSANASAAVAATIGVPEALTRSQIDVARAKMVPPLAQMAAAGGTAPVSVVVSYEAHPELFDDAKVAQLGGTVTHSYRTLDMRTVSLPAGAIDRLAIDSNVDHLALDEAISVSSVASRKAARLPTVNSANFPFNGSGVKVAVIDTGVAAHDDLSHKIVLQYDFVGGQYPTPTILNGQVAAYNGSPREDVNGHGTHVAGIINGRGRNSGWDFRGTARGAQVLSLRVLDGQGRGGVSDALAAMDWLLTYGSYFDIKVVNLSLGKRVSQSVDTDPLVAAAEALWDQGMVVVAAAGNLGRNGNFTIKSPGTSRKIITVGSITDHGTGDDFSDDFISTFSSRGPTLIDHVLKPDLVAPGNRVVAPIPDVAQLRSDLPNRIVNCTRTNCHDDYLALSGTSMAAPMVAAAAAMMLQKDPSLSPATVKARLMRSARKLSADPTAAGAGLLDVEAAMNDTAVVTGEALSPLMLHVPGQAGVLVEDTANLWGDAAFASGYLWSDGYLWSDGYLWSDGYLWSDGYLWSDGYLWSDGYLWSDGYLWSDAVTEGDPLYQGTGASSVLMQDDD from the coding sequence ATGAAGCCCACCATGCAGATCGCCGCGATCTCCACCGCCCTTGTCGCTGGGTACGTGTGGTCCATCCACACTGAAAGGCCTCTCGACGGCGCATCGCTCGCCCCTTCGCCCCAGGGCATGCTCCTCGGCGCCAACGCGCAATCGCCAGCGGGCGCGGACGGGCTCCGCCCAGCTGAGGCGCTAGCCGTCGACGAGTACGGGTTGCGTGTGGACAGTGAGGGAGCCATCCCAGCCATGCAGAGCGCCAACGCATCGGCGGCAGTGGCCGCCACGATCGGCGTGCCTGAAGCGCTCACGCGGTCGCAGATCGACGTCGCGCGCGCCAAGATGGTCCCGCCCCTGGCCCAGATGGCTGCGGCTGGCGGAACCGCGCCCGTAAGCGTAGTGGTGAGCTACGAGGCGCATCCGGAGCTGTTCGACGATGCGAAGGTGGCCCAGCTGGGCGGCACGGTAACCCACAGCTACCGCACCCTCGACATGCGCACGGTCAGCCTGCCCGCGGGAGCGATCGACCGCCTGGCGATCGACAGCAACGTCGACCACCTGGCGCTAGACGAGGCGATTAGCGTGAGCTCGGTAGCCTCGCGCAAGGCGGCCAGGCTGCCGACGGTCAACTCAGCGAACTTTCCGTTCAACGGTTCCGGCGTGAAGGTGGCCGTAATCGACACAGGCGTTGCTGCCCACGATGACCTGAGCCATAAGATCGTCTTGCAGTACGACTTCGTCGGCGGCCAATACCCCACGCCCACGATCCTCAACGGTCAGGTCGCGGCCTACAACGGCAGCCCGCGCGAGGACGTGAACGGCCACGGCACCCACGTGGCGGGCATCATCAACGGCCGCGGTCGCAACTCCGGGTGGGACTTCCGTGGCACCGCCCGCGGGGCCCAGGTGCTGTCCCTACGCGTACTCGACGGTCAGGGCCGCGGCGGCGTCTCCGATGCCTTGGCGGCGATGGACTGGCTGCTTACTTACGGCAGCTACTTCGACATCAAGGTGGTCAACCTGTCCCTGGGCAAGCGCGTCAGCCAGTCCGTGGACACCGATCCCCTAGTCGCCGCCGCTGAGGCACTCTGGGATCAGGGTATGGTGGTCGTCGCAGCGGCGGGCAACCTTGGCCGCAATGGCAACTTCACCATCAAGAGCCCCGGCACCTCGCGCAAGATCATCACAGTCGGATCCATAACTGATCATGGCACCGGCGATGACTTCAGCGACGACTTTATCTCGACCTTCTCGAGCCGTGGTCCGACCCTCATCGATCATGTGCTGAAGCCAGATCTGGTAGCTCCGGGCAACCGCGTGGTCGCACCGATCCCGGACGTGGCCCAGCTACGTAGCGATCTACCTAACCGTATTGTCAACTGTACTCGGACGAACTGCCACGACGACTACCTGGCCCTGTCTGGCACCAGCATGGCCGCGCCCATGGTGGCGGCTGCTGCTGCCATGATGCTGCAGAAGGACCCTAGCCTGAGCCCCGCCACCGTGAAGGCCCGCTTGATGCGCTCCGCACGCAAGCTCAGCGCCGATCCTACAGCTGCCGGCGCCGGTCTACTCGATGTGGAAGCGGCGATGAACGACACCGCCGTGGTCACCGGCGAAGCCCTCTCGCCGCTGATGCTGCACGTGCCTGGGCAAGCGGGCGTGCTAGTGGAAGACACCGCCAATCTCTGGGGCGATGCGGCCTTCGCCAGCGGATACCTCTGGTCTGACGGTTATCTGTGGAGCGACGGCTACCTCTGGTCCGACGGTTATCTGTGGAGCGACGGATACCTCTGGTCCGACGGCTATCTGTGGAGCGATGGCTACCTCTGGTCCGACGGCTACCTGTGGAGCGATGCCGTGACCGAAGGCGACCCCCTGTACCAAGGCACTGGTGCATCGAGCGTCCTGATGCAAGACGACGACTAG
- a CDS encoding S8 family serine peptidase, with protein sequence MKTSLQIAAVSTALVAGYVWSIAHTPANESFAGPLHGPLFGSTVTVPSNAVAPVGGAPDTSNTIGVDADTVALAMQTANATVSAPVSIDLHSTLSPSQIDAARAKMSAPLAQLAAAGGNAPVSVVVSYETHPELFDDAKVAQLGGTVTHSYRTLDMRAVTLPADVIDSLAIDENVDHLALDEVVSVASVASRNAAKVPHTSSANSAFSGTGVNVAVIDTGVSQHADLDAQILQYDFVGGNYPAPEIDDGEIDDYEDTGRADVYGHGTHVAGIIAGHGGNSGDVFRGAAEGAGILSLRVLDGTGQGGVSDTLAAIDWLLTYGQYFDIKVVNMSLGKGVTESIDTDPLVAGVEALWDAGMVVIAAAGNLGNNGHFTIKSPGISRKIITVGSLTDMGTGLDYSDDFISSFSSRGPTLIDHVLKPDLVAPGNRVVAPIPDGAALRADLPDRVVACNVAGCDDDYLSLSGTSMAAPMVAAAAALMLQKDPSLSPATVKARLMLSARKLDVDPTEGGAGLLDIDAAMNETVVVSGQALSPLMQHVPGQDGVLVEDTANLWGNTAFASGYLWSDGYLWSDGYLWSDGYLWSDGYLWSDGYLWSDGYLWSDGYLWSDAVGNGDPLYERTGASSLILNDD encoded by the coding sequence ATGAAAACTTCACTCCAGATTGCCGCGGTCTCAACCGCCCTTGTTGCCGGATACGTGTGGTCCATCGCTCACACGCCCGCCAACGAGTCCTTCGCCGGTCCGCTGCACGGTCCGCTGTTTGGCAGCACCGTAACGGTGCCCTCCAACGCAGTGGCGCCTGTCGGTGGTGCACCTGACACTTCCAACACGATTGGCGTCGACGCCGACACCGTCGCTCTCGCCATGCAGACGGCTAACGCGACGGTCTCTGCGCCCGTGTCCATCGATTTACACAGCACCCTGTCACCGTCGCAGATCGACGCGGCTCGCGCGAAGATGAGCGCCCCCCTCGCCCAGCTCGCGGCTGCCGGTGGCAACGCCCCCGTGAGCGTGGTGGTGAGCTACGAGACGCACCCGGAGCTGTTCGACGACGCCAAGGTGGCGCAGCTCGGTGGCACGGTGACCCACAGCTATCGCACGCTCGACATGCGCGCAGTTACCCTGCCAGCTGACGTGATCGATAGTCTCGCGATCGACGAGAACGTCGACCATCTCGCCCTCGACGAGGTGGTGAGCGTCGCGTCGGTAGCCTCTCGCAACGCCGCCAAAGTGCCGCACACCAGTTCGGCCAACAGCGCCTTCTCGGGTACCGGCGTCAATGTCGCGGTGATCGACACCGGTGTGTCCCAACATGCGGACCTCGACGCCCAGATCTTGCAGTACGACTTCGTTGGCGGTAACTATCCCGCGCCCGAGATCGACGACGGCGAGATCGACGACTACGAAGATACGGGCCGAGCCGACGTGTACGGTCACGGCACCCACGTGGCAGGCATCATCGCCGGCCATGGCGGCAACTCCGGTGACGTATTCCGCGGCGCCGCGGAAGGTGCCGGCATACTCTCCCTTCGCGTCCTCGACGGTACCGGTCAGGGCGGCGTATCCGACACCTTAGCCGCCATCGACTGGCTGCTGACCTACGGCCAGTACTTCGATATCAAAGTCGTGAACATGTCGCTCGGCAAGGGCGTCACCGAGTCGATCGATACCGATCCGCTGGTGGCCGGCGTCGAGGCACTCTGGGATGCCGGCATGGTGGTGATCGCCGCTGCGGGCAACCTGGGCAACAACGGGCACTTCACCATCAAGAGCCCAGGTATCTCGCGCAAGATCATCACGGTCGGCTCTCTGACCGACATGGGGACTGGCCTCGACTACAGCGACGACTTCATCTCATCCTTCTCCAGCCGCGGGCCGACCCTCATCGACCACGTGCTGAAGCCGGATCTGGTGGCGCCGGGCAACCGCGTGGTGGCTCCGATCCCCGATGGCGCCGCCCTGCGTGCGGATCTGCCGGACCGCGTAGTCGCCTGCAACGTAGCCGGCTGCGACGACGACTACCTGTCCCTGTCGGGCACTAGCATGGCAGCCCCGATGGTTGCCGCCGCAGCTGCCTTGATGCTGCAGAAGGACCCGAGCCTGAGTCCAGCCACCGTGAAAGCACGCCTGATGCTCTCCGCTCGCAAGCTGGACGTGGACCCGACCGAAGGCGGCGCAGGACTGCTCGATATCGACGCGGCCATGAACGAGACCGTCGTGGTCTCCGGCCAAGCCCTCTCGCCGCTGATGCAGCACGTGCCTGGTCAAGACGGCGTGCTGGTGGAGGACACCGCCAACCTCTGGGGCAACACTGCCTTCGCCTCGGGCTACCTGTGGTCCGATGGCTACCTCTGGAGTGACGGCTACCTTTGGAGCGATGGCTATCTGTGGTCCGACGGTTACCTATGGTCCGACGGCTACCTCTGGAGCGACGGCTATCTGTGGTCCGACGGCTACCTCTGGAGCGACGCAGTCGGTAACGGCGACCCACTCTACGAGCGCACCGGGGCCTCTAGCCTGATCTTGAACGACGACTAG
- a CDS encoding tetratricopeptide repeat protein, whose protein sequence is MPRAQSDQLRARILHRQGELDQARPLSQRALDAAHKNAAEHPDFLTDAVINFASFALSDGDAQTSIALSCEGIERLTSDHGSGDIRLAEPLHNLANALASAQRWDEAAAEYRRALAITDQHLSPKHQTNAFLRNGLARAEQRLGNVEGARNSFHLALEILRANFGEVHPDIGITLANVGRLESNAGQIDAAL, encoded by the coding sequence GTGCCGCGTGCCCAGAGCGATCAACTGCGGGCCCGCATCCTGCACCGCCAGGGTGAGCTGGATCAGGCGAGGCCGCTGTCCCAACGAGCACTGGACGCAGCCCACAAGAACGCTGCGGAGCACCCAGATTTCTTAACCGATGCGGTCATCAATTTCGCTAGCTTTGCCCTGAGCGACGGCGACGCGCAGACCTCCATCGCCTTGAGCTGCGAGGGGATTGAGCGTCTGACAAGTGACCACGGGTCCGGTGACATCCGCCTCGCCGAGCCGCTCCACAACCTCGCCAACGCCCTCGCCAGCGCCCAACGCTGGGACGAGGCCGCGGCAGAATACCGCCGCGCTCTCGCGATCACCGACCAACACCTCTCCCCAAAGCACCAGACCAACGCGTTTCTACGCAACGGTCTGGCGCGCGCTGAGCAACGCCTGGGGAACGTGGAGGGGGCTCGGAATAGCTTCCATCTCGCCTTAGAGATCCTGCGCGCAAACTTCGGCGAAGTGCACCCGGACATCGGCATCACGCTCGCCAACGTGGGGCGCTTGGAGAGCAATGCGGGACAGATCGACGCGGCCCTATAG